From Rutidosis leptorrhynchoides isolate AG116_Rl617_1_P2 chromosome 3, CSIRO_AGI_Rlap_v1, whole genome shotgun sequence, a single genomic window includes:
- the LOC139897524 gene encoding F-box protein At2g35280-like gives MKGTQNTIMEALPTDMLAEILSRVGRHSCQQLFLAKTVCKEFLKVSFDPLIYKRLCLDIFPIVHFGNPKLIALLNRCFFYGNPNMIYRKGLICYFNSDYNELGLRLLKQASDMKVLEAVYVYGLIMFAKHQIQFRDVGLEIIIQAFPPLPDLVVAVRNRVFAMLARLWLFNRQPFENVRRRCPNLAHQGYFPDAHGWDQELPPPECMSCFWAYELEVFVHRFCYQ, from the coding sequence ATGAAGGGAACTCAAAATACCATTATGGAAGCTCTACCCACAGACATGCTGGCCGAAATATTATCAAGAGTTGGGCGACATTCATGTCAGCAGTTGTTCTTAGCAAAGACTGTTTGCAAAGAATTTTTAAAGGTCTCCTTTGATCCTTTGATTTATAAACGACTTTGCTTAGATATATTTCCTATCGTACATTTTGGAAACCCTAAATTAATAGCATTGTTGAATCGTTGTTTTTTCTATGGAAACCCTAATATGATTTATCGAAAGGGTTTAATATGTTATTTTAATAGTGACTATAACGAGTTAGGGCTTCGTTTATTAAAACAAGCTTCAGATATGAAAGTATTAGAAgctgtttatgtttatggtttgatAATGTTTGCTAAGCACCAAATACAGTTTAGGGATGTCGGTTTAGAAATCATAATTCAAGCGTTCCCACCCTTACCTGATTTGGTTGTTGCGGTTAGAAACCGGGTTTTTGCTATGCTGGCCAGGTTATGGTTGTTTAACCGCCAACCTTTTGAGAACGTGAGAAGGAGGTGCCCTAACTTAGCCCACCAAGGTTATTTTCCAGATGCACATGGCTGGGATCAAGAATTGCCACCACCCGAGTGCATGTCGTGTTTCTGGGCTTATGAATTGGAGGTTTTTGTTCACCGATTTTGTTATCAATAG
- the LOC139897532 gene encoding uncharacterized protein, which translates to MHVEISRNLFKVPIRVENLSGTASFTVFETVVKKFVTNTAYQLMKELSEDDDYPDEFEALLEKTLLFKIEVTNYNNDRGIRNYTVKDATDDPEYLEIFETFKVDHPFQFEDVEFEPSSSTQTYSVNCASNASAIGSRTIDLSDDIGFSPPLKKIKQELLTTPGSVKSSTSKVKWSNHSEKQP; encoded by the exons ATGCATGTAGAGATAAGCCGCAACCT GTTTAAAGTGCCAATCCGTGTAGAAAATCTATCTGGCACTGCCTCTTTTACAGTTTTTGAAACGGTTGTGAAGAAGTTTGTTACCAATACAGCATATCAGTTAATGAAGGAGTTGTCTGAAGATGATGATTATCCGGATGAGTTTGAAGCTTTGTTAGAGAAGACCCTACTTTTTAAGATAGAGGTCACTAATTACAACAACGACCGGGGTATTCGCAATTACACCGTGAAAGATGCTACCGATGACCCTGAATATTTAGAAATCTTTGAAACTTTCAAG GTTGATCATCCATTTCAATTTGAAGATGTTGAGTTCGAACCATCATCTTCGACACAGACTTATTCAGTTAAt TGTGCTTCTAATGCTTCTGCTATTGGTAGTCGGACCATCGATCTAAGTGACGATATTGGTTTTAGCCCGCCACTGAAAAAAATTAAACAAGAACTGTTAACTACTCCCGGATCTGTGAAGTCTTCAACTTCCAAGGTAAAATGGTCCAATCATTCTGAGAAACAACCCTAA
- the LOC139895690 gene encoding large ribosomal subunit protein eL15-like, whose translation MGAYTYVSELWRKKQSDVMRFMQRVRCWEYRQLPSIVRVTHPTRPDKARRMGYKAKQGYVIYRVRVRRGGRKRPVPKGIVYGKPTNQGVTQLKFQRSKRSVAEERAGRKLGGLKVLNSYWLNEDSTYKYFEVILVDPAHTAIRNDPRINWICNPVHKHRELRGLTSAGKKYRGLRGKGHLNHKQRPSRRATWKRNNTLSLRRYR comes from the exons ATGG GTGCTTACACGTATGTGTCGGAGCTATGGCGGAAGAAGCAATCGGATGTGATGAGATTCATGCAACGGGTAAGGTGCTGGGAGTACCGTCAACTTCCTTCCATTGTTCGGGTCACTCATCCTACCCGACCCGATAAGGCTCGTCGTATGGGTTACAAAGCCAAACAG GGGTATGTGATTTATCGTGTGCGTGTTAGGCGTGGTGGACGAAAGAGGCCAGTTCCTAAGGGTATCGTTTATGGTAAACCAACAAACCAGGGAGTGACTCAGTTGAAATTTCAACGTAGCAAGAGGTCCGTTGCAGAGGAACGGGCTGGAAGGAAGTTGGGTGGCCTTAAGGTCCTCAATTCTTATTGGTTAAACGAG GACTCTACATACAAGTACTTTGAGGTGATATTGGTTGATCCAGCCCATACTGCTATCCGTAACGACCCAAGGATCAACTGGATCTGTAACCCGGTGCATAAGCACAGAGAACTTCGTGGACTAACCTCTGCTGGAAAGAAATACAGAGGTCTTCGTGGAAAGGGGCACTTGAACCACAAACAACGTCCTTCACGAAGGGCTACCTGGAAGAGGAACAACACTCTTTCCCTTCGCCGTTATCGTTGA
- the LOC139897552 gene encoding uncharacterized protein has product MDIDPPAPPSSTPKKPKFAPKRPTRRKTAPVLPKCDSSDDDAETKRKLLRKVNEHLGSRRPKKEKKSASDNVKPSQGTGSSKTHDQPKCENSNKSPNLSSENNLTLSSSVATKDEDIDKMMVDDQSDSSSDTEYKEPWDPNSYYPITLPLRPFGSGNPEVLDEKEFGEEMEHDETKMNSALELGLLGQENNEEKKMMLFQFPEKLPLDKLSNQATVSVKGKDKVESSGSSKVDVSNKGSGLKDLPNGHMGKMLVYKSGAVKLKLGDIIYNVTPGILDECQQDVAVMNTESKHCCVLGPVDKKAIVTPDVDSMLDSINQL; this is encoded by the exons ATGGATATAGATCCACCTGCACCGCCATCTTCAACTCCGAAGAAG CCGAAGTTTGCGCCCAAACGACCAACTCGTCGGAAGACTGCTCCGGTGTTGCCCAAATG TGACAGTAGTGATGATGATGCTGAAACCAAGCGGAAATTACTTCGCAAAGTCAAT GAACACCTCGGCTCACGGAGGcctaaaaaggaaaagaaat CAGCATCAGACAACGTCAAACCATCACAAGGAACTGGATCATCGAAAACTCATGACCAGCCGAAATGCGAGAATAGCAATAAAAGCCCGAATTTGTCTTCTGAGAATAATCTCACTCTATCATCCTCAGTCGCTACAAAAGATGAGGATATTGATAAAATGATGGTAGATGATCAATCTGATTCCTCAAGTGATACCGAGTATAAAGAACCGTGG GATCCGAATTCGTACTATCCCATTACTCTTCCTTTGAGACCTTTTGGCTCTGGTAACCCAG AGGTACTTGATGAAAAAGAGTTTGGGGAGGAGATGGAACATGATGAAACTAAGATGAACTCTGCTTTGGAGCTTGGACTGTTG GGGCAGGAGAACAACGAGGAAAAAAAGATGATGTTGTTCCAGTTTCCTGAAAAACTTCCCCTGGATAAGCTGTCAAATCAAGCCACAGTTAGCGTAAAGGGAAAAGACAAAGTCGAGAGCTCGGGTTCTTCGAAAGTAGATGTTTCTAACAAAGGCTCTGGTTTAAAAGACTTGCCCAACGGGCACATGGGCAAAATGCTGGTCTACAAAAGTGGTGCAGTCAAGCTCAAGCTTGGTGACATCATCTACAAT GTTACGCCTGGTATACTTGATGAATGTCAACAAGATGTTGCAGTAATGAATACCGAAAGCAAACACTGCTGTGTGCTGGGGCCGGTTGATAAGAAAGCCATTGTAACTCCTGATGTGGATTCCATGTTGGACAGCATTAACCAGCTCTAA